ACGCAGGGCGTCAAGAACCGCAAGCAGGCTCGCAGCCGCTACGGCGCCAAGAAGGAGAAGTAAGAATGCCTCGTAAGGGTCCCGCCCCGAAGCGCCCGGTCATCATCGACCCGGTCTACAACTCTCCTCTGGTGACGTCCCTCATCAACAAGGTCCTGCTGAACGGCAAGCGCTCCACTGCCGAGCGCATTGTCTACGGCGCCATGGAGGGCCTGCGCGAGAAGTCCGGCAACGACCCGGTCATCACCCTCAAGCGCGCGCTGGAGAACGTCAAGCCGACCCTCGAGGTCCGCTCCCGCCGTGTCGGTGGCGCCACCTACCAGGTGCCGGTCGAGGTCCGTCCCGGTCGCTCCTCCACCCTCGCGCTGCGCTGGCTGGTGGGCTACTCCCGCGCCCGTCGTGAGAAG
This genomic interval from Streptomyces asiaticus contains the following:
- the rpsG gene encoding 30S ribosomal protein S7, producing the protein MPRKGPAPKRPVIIDPVYNSPLVTSLINKVLLNGKRSTAERIVYGAMEGLREKSGNDPVITLKRALENVKPTLEVRSRRVGGATYQVPVEVRPGRSSTLALRWLVGYSRARREKTMTERLMNELLDASNGLGASVKRREDTHKMAESNKAFAHYRW